The Labeo rohita strain BAU-BD-2019 chromosome 19, IGBB_LRoh.1.0, whole genome shotgun sequence genome window below encodes:
- the si:dkey-266f7.9 gene encoding 1-phosphatidylinositol phosphodiesterase, translated as MESTRGRILQLMVMGVLLGMTVPVHRAIQTPDYDDTATPEILNPSWMATIPDVYSLSDVTMPGTHNTMALYGGTLAECNSWSLALQLRAGIRFLDIRVRHVNGNLTIHHGISYQYADFGDVLMDVVDFLMEYPSETVLMRLKEELSETQNIYDSVVRYINEHAHWDLLWNSREMPTMGEARGKLIILQDFTGPDLGMKYNSLDIADDWKVASLQPEDVEKKWTSVSTHLEAAAVGNKNQMFLTFSSGASILAHPNALAQLINPRLYEYLTGYVGQTKRFGIVTMDFPGAKLVQTIIGFNY; from the exons ATGGAAAGCACCAGAGGACGCATTTTGCAGCTAATGGTGATGGGCGTTTTGCTGGG CATGACCGTCCCAGTACACAGGGCCATCCAGACCCCTGACTATGATGACACCGCCACCCCTGAGATCCTGAACCCTTCCTGGATGGCTACCATCCCTGACGTCTACTCCTTATCAGACGTGACAATGCCCGGCACACACAACACCATGGCCCTCTACGGTGGCACACTGGCCGAATGCAACTCCTGGTCCCTCGCCCTCCAGCTGCGAGCCGGAATCCGCTTTCTGGATATCCGTGTTCGCCATGTCAATGGGAACCTGACCATCCACCACGGCATCTCGTATCAGTATGCCGACTTTGGGGATGTGTTAATGGACGTGGTGGATTTCCTAATGGAGTATCCTTCGGAAACGGTGTTGATGAGACTAAAAGAGGAGTTGAGTGAAACGCAGAATATTTACGATTCAGTGGTTCGCTATATTAATGAGCATGCACATTGGGACCTGCTGTGGAACAGTCGTGAGATGCCCACAATGGGAGAGGCGCGAGGAAAGCTGATCATACTGCAAGACTTCACCGGCCCTGACCTGGGAATGAAGTACAACTCACTGGACATTGCAGATGACTGGAAG GTGGCCTCTCTGCAGCCGGAGGATGTGGAGAAGAAATGGACAAGTGTCTCCACTCATCTGGAGGCGGCTGCGGTTGGTaacaaaaatcaaatgtttCTCACCTTCAGCAGCGGTGCCAGTATCCTGGCGCATCCCAACGCCCTGGCCCAGCTAATAAACCCCCGCCTGTACGAATACCTGACAGGCTATGTCGGTCAGACGAAACGGTTTGGTATTGTAACAATGGACTTTCCAGGGGCCAAGTTAGTGCAAACTATTATAGGCTTCAATTATTGA